The following proteins come from a genomic window of Amaranthus tricolor cultivar Red isolate AtriRed21 chromosome 14, ASM2621246v1, whole genome shotgun sequence:
- the LOC130799399 gene encoding protein MAINTENANCE OF MERISTEMS-like: protein MHQHIDSALISAFVERWQPDTNTFHMPWGEMTIMLHDVQRILGISIDGSLPAEPSEAEWEVGITNLVGEPLSELRRKGSFTSGCISVAELMRLCHRSHALDTQTTAYYMAVIGSTLLADKTRTGMRPHPIVVVNDDEQDVAWGAVTLAFLYRQLGMASRAGCKTIAGCLTLLQTWIYEYFPAFRPHPRRDDVPNTTRAEMWTPKKVGRELDRLISFRKVLDSMTETQVEWTPYNCGAAALLNEHPRTTVIGGITCFDVVEVYLPERALRQIGFVQCIPPAPMRLAKALRPAHGTYSVTFPSSAAAFVEAWSRD, encoded by the exons atgcaccagcacatcgactctgctttgatatcggcgttcgtcgagaggtggcagccggatacgaacacctttcacatgccctggggagagatgacgattatgttgcacgacgtgcaacgcatattgggcatttctattgatggttctctgccggctgagccttcggaggcggagtgggaggttggtatcaccaatctggtcggcgagcctctgtctgagcttcgacgtaaaggttcattcaccagcggatgcataagcgttgctgaactgatgcggctgtgtcataggtcgcatGCCTTGGATACCCAGAccacagcgtactacatggctgtcattggctctaccttgttggcggataagaccaggactggcatgcgacctcacccgatagttGTCGTCAACGACGATGAACAGGACGTGGCTTGGGGTGCGGTGACtttggcgttcttgtacaggcagctcggaatggcatctagggctggttgcaagaccattgctggatgcctcacattgctccagacatggatctatgagtacttccccgctttccgccctcatcctcgccgagatgATGTGCCAAACacgactagggcggagatgtggacgcCGAAGAAAGTAGGTCGTGAGCTGGACAGGTTGATATCATTCCGCAAGGTTCTGGACTCAATGACAGAGACTCAG GttgaatggactccctacaattGTGGAGCTGCTGCGttgctgaatgagcacccacgcaccacagtcatcgggggtatcacctgctttgatgttgtggaggtgtatttgccggagcgggcattgcgacagattgggttcgtgcaGTGTATTCCTCCAGCTCCTATGAGACTAGCCAAGGCTCTTCGACCGGCACACGGaacctactccgtgacctttccttcttctgctgCTGCATTTGTGGAggcgtggagtag agactga
- the LOC130799400 gene encoding uncharacterized protein LOC130799400 has protein sequence MVSFLKIYKSPSNSPIIVVVRATADGGGGSHAAFCLIVVVEKVIVVREAACVLVFTWVGAKNGGGWWRKTITRLWNDVKKQMTNKTTVINLNSKRGGREAANKIKFDEEKFKAIKYELKGTQHSVAKQMDVSQSTVCRWKRNKVIRRHTNAIKPTLNENNRLHRLSFALSKCEYDEQSDAFKFKPYTNVVHIDEKHFYPTRETLSYYLAPGEEPAKRSSKNRKKGELETKPIQSITKEHIRAMLITNMLPTIRAKWPAGLSKHIYIQQDNTKPHIAHNDREFLEEAMKDGFNIQLVQQPPNFPDMNVLDLELLRAVNNAFQNLSPQCLRFVFNTLQACMIEVMKRQGGFDYHIPHMNKTKAAREGTLPDYLSIDKQLVVDSLQHLFTKLSTEKMNQLVELIGYAGGIDQGDLNVELSENSNNQSQRISARAIEISI, from the exons ATGGtctcatttttaaaaatttataaaagccCTAGCAATTCACCAATAATAGTGGTTGTCAGGGCTACTgctgatggtggtggtggtagtCATGCTGCTTTTTGTCTGATTGTGGTTGTCGAGAAGGTGATAGTCGTGCGGGAGGCCGCATGTGTGTTGGTGTTCACGTGGGTGGGTGCGAAGAATGGTGGTGGTTGGTGGAG GAAAACAATCACACGTTTGTGGAATGATGTCAAGAAGCAGATGACAAACAAGACCACAGTGATTAACCTCAACAGTAAGAGAGGGGGCAGAGAAGcagcaaacaaaatcaaattcgatgaagaaaaatttaagGCCATTAAATATGAACTCAAGGGTACTCAGCATTCAGTAGCAAAGCAGATGGACGTGTCACAATCAACAGTGTGTAGGTGGAAGAGGAACAAAGTCATAAGAAggcacacaaacgcaatcaaaccgactttgaatgaaaacaacagGTTACACAGGTTAAGCTTTGCATTATCTAAATGTGAATATGATGAACAAAGTGATGCATTCAAGTTTAAGCCATATACTAATGTtgttcacatagatgaaaaacacTTCTATCCAACCCGAGAGACACTGAGTTATTATCTAGCTCCGGgtgaa gagccagcaaaaagaagctcaaagAACAGGAAAAAGGGCGAGTTGGAAACaaaaccaatacaatcaatcacaaaaGAGCACATTAGAGCAATGCTTATCACTAATATGCTGCCAACCATAAGAGCAAAATGGCCTGCAGGATTGTCAAAGCATATTTACATTCAACAAGACAATACCAAACCGCATATAGCACACAATGACAGAGAATTTTTAGAAGAGGCAATGAAAGATGGATTTAATATACaattagtgcaacaacctccaaaTTTCCCTGACATGAACGTGCTAGATCTAG AATTACTTAGGGCTGTGAATAATGCATTTCAGAATCTAAGTCCACAATGTTTAAGGTTTGTATTCAACACTTTACAAGCTTGCATGATAGAGGTCATGAAAAGACAAGGGGGGTTTGACTATCACAttcctcacatgaacaaaacaaaggcaGCAAGGGAAGGGACTTTACCAGATTACCTGAGTATTGACAAACAATTGGTTGTTGATTCACTTcaacatttattcacaaagctaaGTACAGAAAAAATGAATCAGCTTGTGGAACTGATTGGCTATGCAGGGGGGATTGATCAAGGGGATTTGAATGTAGAATTATCAGAAAACAGCAACAACCAATCTCAACGAATTTCAGCAAGAGCAATAGAAATCAGCATATGA
- the LOC130799491 gene encoding uncharacterized protein LOC130799491 — protein sequence MLAIISPWKGLVYWLDPAGVENKVRENACKIIYEGLVKLGMVHRKDLKKIKKNPKVGWNKLKCPPQPQDAKYCGYYVCRYMLETIESRQQLILEEFSPGAPSTYSQESIDQVRDLWISYVVKYRQQKLEKEAEDLDDVL from the exons ATGTTAGCAATTATTAGTCCATGGAAGGGATTGGTTTATTGGTTAGATCCTGCTGGTGTGGAAAATAAAGTGCGTGAAAATGcttgtaaaattatttatga GGGGCTTGTGAAGTTAGGAATGGTCCATCGAAAGgatctcaaaaaaattaaaaagaatcctaAAGTTGGTTGGAACAAACTAAAA TGTCCTCCTCAACCTCAAGACGCCAAATACTGTGGATATTATGTATGCCGTTATATGCTTGAGACTATTGAAAGTAGGCAACAATTGATTTTGGAGGAG TTTTCCCCTGGGGCTCCTTCAACTTATTCTCAGGAGAGCATTGATCAAGTTCGAGATTTATGGATTTCTTACGTTGTTAAATATAGGCAACAAAAATTGGAGAAGGAAGCAGAAGATTTGGATGATGTGTTATAA